In Mercurialis annua linkage group LG5, ddMerAnnu1.2, whole genome shotgun sequence, a single genomic region encodes these proteins:
- the LOC126682332 gene encoding cytosolic sulfotransferase 15-like: MGDTEELISSLPKEIGLLSSSELCFYQNFWCTTKLLPHVISFQKHFQAQHQDIIVASVPKCGTTWLKALTFSIVNRTRYDFSTTPLLSSNPHHLVPFLEVDLFAKKDVPDLTTIRSPRLFATHMPYAALPESIKSSGASVVYICRNPFDAVVSLTHHLAAFKSDSEVQTLIEEAFEKYFNGVVGFGPFWEHVLGYWKESLEKPNKVLFLKYEDLKEDIVGEVKRIGEFIGYPFSEEEERRGVIQEIAKLCSFSNLKELEVNKSGAYLEVYPHNAFFRKGNVGDWADYISPPLKQRLENLMQEKLGGSGLSFKLS; this comes from the coding sequence ATGGGTGATACTGAAGAACTAATCTCCTCTCTACCCAAAGAAATAGGGCTGTTGTCAAGCAGCGAATTATGTTTCTACCAAAACTTTTGGTGCACAACCAAATTGCTTCCTCATGTGATCTCCTTCCAAAAACACTTTCAAGCTCAACACCAAGATATTATAGTCGCGTCTGTTCCGAAATGCGGTACAACCTGGTTAAAAGCTCTCACTTTTTCCATCGTTAATCGCACTCGTTACGATTTCTCAACGACCCCGTTGCTTTCTTCGAACCCTCATCATCTCGTACCCTTTTTAGAAGTCGATCTCTTTGCTAAAAAAGACGTTCCCGATCTCACCACCATTCGATCCCCTCGCCTTTTCGCCACCCACATGCCTTACGCAGCTTTGCCAGAGTCTATAAAAAGCTCTGGCGCTTCCGTTGTTTACATTTGTCGTAACCCTTTCGACGCTGTGGTGTCTCTTACGCATCATCTCGCTGCGTTCAAGTCAGACAGCGAGGTTCAGACGTTAATAGAGGAGGCGTTCGAAAAGTATTTTAACGGAGTCGTTGGATTCGGACCGTTTTGGGAGCATGTGTTAGGGTACTGGAAGGAAAGCTTGGAGAAGCCGAATAAGGTGTTGTTTTTGAAGTACGAGGATTTGAAGGAAGACATTGTCGGTGAGGTGAAGAGAATAGGAGAGTTCATTGGATATCCTTtttcagaagaagaagagagacgAGGGGTGATTCAAGAAATAGCAAAGCTGTGtagttttagcaatttgaagGAACTTGAAGTGAATAAGAGTGGTGCATATCTAGAGGTTTATCCTCATAATGCTTTCTTTAGGAAAGGTAATGTAGGTGATTGGGCTGATTATATAAGTCCGCCATTGAAGCAACGTTTAGAAAATCTGATGCAAGAGAAATTGGGTGGATCTGGTTTGTCTTTCAAGCTGTCTTGA
- the LOC126682330 gene encoding transcription factor bHLH121, producing the protein MKSHVNKQPVDTLVLSLLPTSIKMDQTQNSVYQSLQMQMQMQNPNTLSFTDFHHHPLPDLPSSHFNPASSHGGPEVEAKGSVAARKTQKADREKLRRDRLNEYFIELGNALDPDRPKNDKATIITDTIQLLKDLTSQINKLKAEYATLTEESRELTQEKNDLREEKASLKLDIENLNTQYQQRARATYPWVAMDHSVVMAPTSYPYPMPVPMSAGPIPLHPSMQPYPFFGNQNPAVLHNPCSTFVPYMNPNALVDQQSNHHASLHAQPASGSESHVSGKRDSKNRLSGESKTGKSVDSNDVTTELELKTPGLTTDQDTSSGQRKTKKYRGKENNVTDVSSSSRGSSSRSFQDSSSNSIAGSTKTDDGGQ; encoded by the exons ATGAAATCCCACGTAAATAAACAACCAGTGGACACTCTTGTTCTTTCTTTATTACCCACTAGCATCAAAATGGATCAAACTCAAAATTCTGTGTATCAATCTTTACAAATGCAAATGCAAATGCAAAACCCTAATACTTTATCATTCACTGATTTCCATCACCACCCACTTCCCGATCTTCCCTCTTCTCACTTTAATCCTGCCTCAAG CCATGGAGGGCCTGAAGTAGAAGCTAAGGGCAGTGTAGCTGCAAGGAAAACTCAGAAGGCTGACCGTGAGAAGTTGAGAAGGGATCGGCTTAATGAGTACTTTATCGAGTTGGGAAATGCATTAG ATCCTGATAGGCCCAAAAACGACAAAGCAACCATTATAACGGATACGATTCAGTTGCTAAAGGATTTGACATCCCAGATCAACAAACTAAAGGCGGAGTATGCTACCTTGACCGAAGAATCTCGCGAG TTGACTCAAGAGAAAAATGACCTCAGAGAAGAGAAGGCATCCCTTAAATTAGACATTGAGAATCTAAATACTCAGTATCAGCAAAGAGCTAGAGCTACATATCCTTGGGTTGCTATGGATCACTCGGTTGTTATGGCCCCAACATCTTATCCCTACCCGATGCCGGTGCCGATGTCTGCAGGACCAATTCCATTGCATCCATCTATGCAACCATACCCTTTCTTTGGAAACCAGAATCCTGCCGTATTGCATAATCCATGTTCAACTTTTGTACCATATATGAACCCCAATGCCTTGGTTGATCAGCAATCCAACCACCATGCATCTTTGCACGCACAGCCTGCCAGCGGATCTGAATCCCATGTTTCAGGCAAACGTGATTCAAAGAATAGATTATCAGGGGAGAGCAAGACGGGAAAGAGTGTCGACTCTAATGATGTTACAACAGAGCTGGAGTTGAAGACTCCAGGATTAACAACTGATCAG GATACGTCTTCAGGACAAagaaaaaccaaaaaatatCGAGGAAAGGAAAATAATGTTACAGATGTGAGTTCCTCCAGTAGGGGTTCTTCATCTCGCAGTTTCCAGGATAGCTCATCTAATAGCATAGCCGGTAGTACAAAAACTGATGACGGAGGCCAATGA
- the LOC126682333 gene encoding SKP1-like protein 1B, protein MSTITKVTLKASDGETFEVEQTVASVSETIKLMIEDGCAGDVIPVPNVTGKILSLVIEYAEKHNGTADANEDIKRWDSDFIKVDQNVLFDLIMAANYLNMKGLLELTCQTVADMIKGKTPEEIRKTFNIVNDFTKEEEAEIRRENQWAFDFE, encoded by the exons atgtCGACGATCACGAAAGTAACATTGAAAGCATCTGATGGGGAGACATTCGAGGTGGAACAAACGGTGGCTTCAGTGTCTGAAACGATCAAATTAATGATCGAAGATGGCTGCGCCGGCGACGTTATCCCTGTTCCTAACGTCACCGGAAAGATACTGTCTCTGGTTATCGAGTATGCCGAGAAACATAACGGGACTGCTGATGCTAATGAAGATATTAAACGTTGGGATTCtgattttatcaaagttgaCCAAAATGTTCTCTTTGATCTCATTATG GCTGCTAACTATCTGAACATGAAGGGTTTGCTGGAACTGACCTGTCAAACAGTGGCTGATATGATAAAGGGGAAAACACCGGAGGAGATTCGCAAGACATTCAACATCGTCAATGATTTTACCAAAGAGGAAGAAGCGGAGATTCGTCGGGAGAACCAGTGGGCTTTTGACTTTGAGTGA
- the LOC126682327 gene encoding exopolygalacturonase-like → MGSRKCFCVLLLLSALAIVCKAQPKVFDITKYGAKSDGSTDNTQALLDAWKETCATTGSSKLIVPKGTYFLGSVEMKGPCKGSVEFELQGTLKAPKEPKDHKDPNNWVTFSYLDNFSLYGGGTFDGQGEMAWGVNNCAKTKDCKILPISLRFDYITNGEIRDITSLDSKYFHVNVLGCKNVTFQHFTVTAPKVSPNTDGIHIGRSNGVTIIDSDISTGDDCISLGDGSQQVHITNVTCGPGHGISVGSLGKYKNEEPVSGIFVKNCTLVDTENGVRIKSWPAMFANTASDMHFEDILMKEVSNPVLIDQVYCPWNQCNPKMPSKVKISNVSFKNIRGTSTTALAVQLNCSSGIPCEDVELEGIDLTYKGPEGPVKSACANVKPKITGKLSPAV, encoded by the exons ATGGGTTCAAGAAAATGTTTTTGTGTATTATTGTTATTATCAGCACTAGCTATTGTATGTAAAGCTCAACCAAAAGTGTTTGATATAACAAAATATGGTGCCAAATCTGATGGAAGCACAGATAATACTCAG GCATTACTTGATGCATGGAAAGAAACATGTGCAACAACCGGTTCAAGCAAATTAATAGTTCCAAAAGGAACCTATTTTTTGGGTTCAGTGGAAATGAAAGGTCCTTGCAAAGGTTCAGTAGAGTTTGAACTACAAGGGACCTTAAAAGCCCCAAAAGAGCCAAAAGATCACAAGGATCCCAACAATTGGGTGACATTTTCATATTTAGATAATTTCTCACTATATGGTGGTGGAACTTTTGATGGCCAAGGTGAAATGGCCTGGGGTGTCAACAATTGTGCCAAAACCAAGGATTGCAAGATACTTCCAATT AGTTTGCGATTCGATTACATTACCAACGGCGAAATTCGGGACATAACATCTCTAGACAGCAAATACTTTCACGTCAACGTTTTAGGCTGCAAAAACGTTACATTCCAACACTTCACCGTCACGGCACCAAAAGTTAGCCCCAACACAGACGGAATTCACATCGGACGATCCAACGGAGTCACCATTATTGATTCGGACATCAGCACCGGCGATGACTGCATCTCCCTCGGCGACGGCAGCCAGCAAGTTCATATTACAAACGTAACATGCGGGCCCGGGCATGGCATTAGTGTCGGAAGTTTAGGGAAGTACAAAAATGAGGAACCTGTGTCGGGAATTTTTGTGAAAAATTGCACGCTTGTGGATACTGAGAATGGTGTGAGAATCAAGAGCTGGCCGGCTATGTTTGCGAATACTGCATCTGATATGCATTTTGAAGATATTCTGATGAAGGAAGTTAGTAATCCTGTGCTTATTGATCAAGTCTATTGCCCTTGGAATCAATGCAATCCCAAG aTGCCATCAAAAGTGAAGATTAGTAATGTTAGTTTCAAGAACATTAGAGGGACTTCTACAACTGCTCTAGCTGTTCAGCTAAACTGCAGCAGTGGGATTCCATGTGAGGATGTGGAGCTTGAAGGCATTGATCTCACATATAAGGGACCAGAAGGACCTGTTAAATCTGCCTGTGCTAATGTTAAACCTAAAATTACAGGCAAATTATCCCCCGCTGTATAG